Proteins encoded together in one Chitinophaga sp. LS1 window:
- a CDS encoding DUF4268 domain-containing protein: protein MYSKQEVSKLKENFWTAFGRYMKPVLSADGEPISWLNYKTGVPGVFFKMDADSRHASIAIVITQSDPRFYELFVVNKTVLETTLGEDWQWQANTMDEYGKTMSTISTRLENVNVLQGEDWPAIISFFKPRIIALDEFWSMAKYGFEGLL, encoded by the coding sequence ATGTATTCCAAACAGGAAGTTTCAAAACTGAAAGAGAATTTCTGGACCGCCTTTGGTCGATATATGAAACCCGTGCTATCTGCGGACGGGGAGCCTATTAGCTGGCTGAACTATAAGACAGGTGTTCCCGGTGTATTTTTTAAAATGGATGCCGATAGCCGGCATGCCAGCATTGCTATTGTCATTACACAATCGGATCCCCGGTTCTATGAGTTGTTTGTCGTCAACAAAACGGTTCTGGAAACGACATTGGGAGAGGACTGGCAATGGCAGGCCAATACCATGGACGAGTATGGAAAAACAATGAGTACCATCAGTACCCGGCTGGAAAATGTGAATGTTTTGCAAGGCGAAGACTGGCCTGCAATTATCTCATTTTTCAAACCCCGCATCATTGCACTGGATGAATTTTGGAGCATGGCTAAGTATGGTTTTGAAGGATTGTTATAA
- a CDS encoding SDR family oxidoreductase, protein MRVFVTGASGFVGSAIVKELLQAGHQVLGMVRSDINAEALEKIGATAHMADLTDIESIKAGAVQCDAIIHTAFNHDFSRFKQSSEEDHQLILALGETKLPFIVTSAIGLLNYERPVDESDTPPPSDKVPRAATEEAARSVGAYIVRLPPTTHGEGDHGFVPIIINIAKAKGESAYIGEGKNNWPAVHRFDAAVLYRLIVEKQPAQKVFHAVAEVRVPFRDIATTIGNGLNMPTVSKTGADAEAHFGWFTHFAGMGVMPSAEETKQILGWEPREKGILEDIVEGGYLK, encoded by the coding sequence ATGCGGGTATTTGTTACAGGAGCTTCGGGTTTTGTTGGCTCCGCAATCGTAAAAGAACTGTTACAGGCAGGACACCAGGTATTGGGTATGGTGCGTTCTGATATCAATGCCGAAGCATTGGAAAAAATAGGTGCAACAGCTCACATGGCAGACCTCACTGACATTGAAAGCATCAAAGCAGGTGCAGTACAATGTGATGCGATTATTCATACAGCTTTTAATCATGATTTCTCCCGGTTCAAACAAAGTAGTGAAGAAGATCATCAGTTGATTTTAGCATTAGGAGAAACTAAGTTGCCGTTCATCGTTACATCTGCAATTGGTTTGTTAAATTATGAACGTCCTGTTGATGAAAGTGATACACCTCCACCATCAGACAAGGTACCGCGTGCGGCTACAGAAGAAGCGGCCCGCAGTGTCGGTGCTTATATAGTAAGACTGCCGCCCACTACGCATGGAGAAGGTGATCATGGTTTTGTGCCTATCATTATTAACATAGCTAAAGCAAAAGGTGAATCAGCTTACATTGGTGAAGGGAAGAATAACTGGCCTGCGGTACATCGTTTTGATGCAGCGGTATTATACAGGTTGATAGTAGAAAAACAGCCGGCGCAAAAAGTGTTTCATGCGGTAGCGGAAGTGAGAGTGCCATTTAGAGATATAGCGACGACTATAGGGAATGGATTGAATATGCCAACAGTGAGTAAGACAGGTGCAGATGCGGAAGCGCACTTTGGATGGTTTACGCATTTTGCGGGAATGGGAGTGATGCCTTCGGCTGAAGAGACAAAGCAAATATTAGGCTGGGAGCCCAGAGAGAAAGGGATATTGGAGGATATTGTGGAAGGAGGATATTTAAAATAA
- a CDS encoding Crp/Fnr family transcriptional regulator, giving the protein MANLVLYCQQFSPLEDAVLWELTSQAITKSYNKGDFLLRSGETCRYLYFVNEGLIKSFSEKDDKEFIMRFFSENVLFTVFDSYLNQVPSKFNLVALEDTTVTMIRYEVMEGLCKQHHAVETFFRRLVSIAATKMTKRISEMLEENAADRYRLFVEENNAIHQRISLGDMAKYLGITQQSLSRIRTIR; this is encoded by the coding sequence ATGGCAAATCTGGTACTGTATTGTCAGCAGTTTTCACCGTTGGAAGATGCTGTATTGTGGGAACTGACTTCGCAGGCGATCACTAAGTCTTACAACAAAGGAGACTTCCTGTTGCGGAGTGGGGAAACCTGCAGGTATCTTTATTTTGTTAATGAAGGATTGATCAAGTCGTTCTCTGAGAAGGATGATAAGGAGTTTATTATGCGGTTCTTTTCTGAGAATGTACTTTTTACGGTGTTTGATAGTTATTTGAATCAGGTGCCATCTAAGTTTAATCTGGTAGCGCTGGAAGATACAACTGTTACTATGATTCGTTATGAGGTCATGGAGGGGTTATGTAAACAACATCATGCTGTGGAGACGTTCTTTCGTAGGCTGGTGAGTATAGCTGCTACTAAGATGACGAAAAGGATCAGTGAGATGTTGGAAGAGAATGCGGCGGATAGGTACAGATTGTTTGTAGAGGAGAATAATGCAATTCATCAAAGGATTAGCCTGGGGGATATGGCGAAATACCTGGGAATTACACAGCAGTCGCTTAGCAGGATCAGGACAATCAGGTAA
- a CDS encoding sulfatase, translating into MLLRPFGLLCVLLTTVLYTQAQNRPNIIFILSDDHAYQATSAYGNKLVQTPNIDRIANAGALLNNNFVANSICGPSRATLLTGKYSHKNGYTLNEKRYDVNQTNFPTLLQQGGYQTAWIGKLHLGSLPVGFDYFNILPGQGQYYNPEFINNQNDTIQYKGYVTNLISEFFFDWLKKRDTSKPFFAVVGEKATHREWLPDVQDLGAYDNIDFPLPDDFFDNYDTRLAAQDQDMTIDKTMLLDLDLKVHQKFGTALKDAADAGPNKRYVNKGYARLDPEQAGAYEMYYGKISDDFDAKKLSGKELAKWKFQRYLKDYYATAKSLDRNIGRILDYLDSTGLSKNTVVIYASDQGFYLGEHGWFDKRFIYEQSLKTAFVAKYPGVIKPGTKVAGFVSNVDWAPTILDFAGIKAPADIQGRSFFSLLKGKEPKDWRKDVYYHYYEYPQPHHVSPHFGIRAKDFVLVRFYKGVESWELFDLKKDPGEKVNVYKDTQYVKVVKDLKERLRKLIVEYEDKEALEIFNKEI; encoded by the coding sequence ATGTTATTACGTCCATTTGGGTTGCTATGCGTGTTGTTGACAACAGTGTTGTATACACAGGCGCAGAACAGACCTAACATCATCTTTATCCTGTCTGACGACCATGCTTACCAGGCGACGAGTGCTTATGGTAATAAGCTGGTGCAGACGCCAAATATAGACAGAATAGCCAATGCAGGCGCATTGCTGAATAACAACTTTGTAGCAAATTCTATTTGTGGGCCGAGCCGGGCGACATTGCTGACGGGGAAGTATAGCCATAAAAATGGGTATACCCTGAATGAAAAACGGTATGATGTGAATCAGACCAACTTCCCTACACTATTGCAGCAGGGAGGGTATCAGACGGCGTGGATTGGAAAACTGCACCTGGGTAGTTTGCCGGTTGGGTTTGATTACTTTAATATCTTGCCGGGGCAGGGTCAGTATTATAATCCGGAGTTTATCAATAATCAGAATGACACGATTCAGTATAAGGGGTATGTAACGAATCTGATCTCTGAGTTCTTCTTTGACTGGTTGAAGAAGCGGGATACGAGCAAGCCGTTCTTTGCGGTAGTAGGAGAGAAGGCTACACATAGGGAGTGGTTGCCGGATGTGCAGGATCTGGGCGCGTATGATAATATTGATTTCCCATTGCCGGACGATTTCTTTGACAACTACGATACGAGATTGGCAGCGCAGGATCAGGATATGACGATTGATAAGACGATGCTGTTGGATCTGGATCTGAAAGTGCATCAGAAATTTGGAACAGCATTGAAGGATGCTGCGGACGCAGGACCTAATAAGCGGTATGTGAACAAGGGGTATGCAAGGTTGGATCCAGAACAGGCAGGTGCGTATGAGATGTATTATGGTAAGATTTCGGATGATTTTGATGCGAAGAAATTAAGTGGGAAGGAGTTGGCGAAGTGGAAGTTCCAGCGCTATCTGAAGGACTATTATGCAACGGCGAAGTCTTTGGATAGAAATATTGGGCGTATTTTGGATTACCTGGATAGTACGGGGTTGAGTAAGAATACGGTGGTGATTTATGCTTCTGATCAGGGGTTTTATTTGGGAGAGCATGGGTGGTTTGATAAGCGGTTTATATATGAGCAGTCTTTGAAGACGGCTTTTGTGGCAAAGTATCCGGGGGTGATAAAGCCGGGAACGAAGGTAGCTGGGTTTGTGTCTAATGTGGATTGGGCGCCGACTATTTTGGATTTTGCGGGGATAAAAGCGCCGGCGGATATACAGGGGAGGTCGTTCTTTTCTTTGTTGAAGGGGAAGGAGCCGAAGGATTGGAGGAAGGATGTGTATTATCATTATTATGAGTATCCGCAGCCGCATCATGTGAGTCCGCATTTTGGGATAAGGGCGAAGGATTTTGTGTTGGTGAGGTTTTATAAGGGAGTGGAGAGTTGGGAGTTGTTTGATTTGAAGAAGGATCCGGGGGAGAAGGTGAATGTGTATAAGGATACCCAGTATGTAAAGGTGGTGAAGGATTTGAAGGAGCGGTTGAGGAAGTTGATAGTGGAGTATGAGGATAAGGAGGCGTTGGAGATATTTAATAAGGAGATATAG
- a CDS encoding Crp/Fnr family transcriptional regulator, with the protein MIAEFQAYCRTLTLLSDEEIERITAFAVPRTLQRGEHLLQQGQVCRHKTFIIKGLLRNYGTAADGTEYILQFSSAHQWILDPESYHLQSASKFNIAAIERTDVLQWPKAEFDTLLNEMPALNTYSQQLVSRINYTGRQRLFTTLSGTPEEKYDDFVINNPDLLSRVPLHMIAAYLGMSLKTLTRIRHAQLHR; encoded by the coding sequence ATGATCGCTGAATTTCAAGCATATTGCCGCACACTAACGCTACTCTCTGATGAAGAGATAGAGCGGATTACCGCATTCGCAGTTCCCAGAACGCTACAGCGAGGTGAGCACCTGTTGCAGCAGGGACAGGTGTGTCGGCATAAAACGTTCATAATAAAAGGTTTACTACGTAATTACGGTACTGCGGCCGATGGTACTGAATACATTTTACAATTCTCTTCAGCGCATCAGTGGATATTAGATCCGGAAAGTTATCACCTACAGTCTGCCTCAAAATTTAATATAGCTGCCATAGAGCGTACTGATGTATTGCAATGGCCAAAGGCTGAATTTGATACCTTATTAAACGAGATGCCGGCGCTGAATACTTATTCACAGCAATTGGTCTCAAGAATTAATTATACCGGCCGGCAGCGGCTGTTTACCACGCTTAGTGGTACGCCTGAAGAAAAGTATGATGACTTTGTTATTAACAACCCTGATTTACTCTCCCGTGTTCCACTCCATATGATCGCTGCTTATCTGGGTATGTCATTAAAGACATTGACCCGTATCCGGCATGCACAGTTACATCGTTAA
- a CDS encoding Crp/Fnr family transcriptional regulator produces the protein MVHPLRAHIEAISKLTDEEFEYILSHFTPVKLKKHHLLVREGELVKCEYFVLKGCLRAYMTEEKSGKEYTYQFAAETWWISERDAFLNQTPSKTAIECLEDCELLAITLEDTLKVGRELWKYEHYKSVKSAHGFVALQKRVQLMIMGSAKERFEHFVMQYPHLYNRIPKAMIATYLGVTRETISRLYRK, from the coding sequence ATGGTGCACCCACTGCGAGCTCATATAGAAGCCATCAGTAAACTCACTGATGAGGAATTTGAATATATCCTGTCTCATTTTACGCCTGTTAAACTGAAGAAACATCACCTGCTTGTCAGGGAAGGGGAGTTGGTGAAGTGTGAATACTTTGTGTTGAAAGGTTGTCTCCGCGCTTATATGACTGAAGAAAAATCAGGTAAGGAATATACTTATCAGTTCGCCGCTGAAACCTGGTGGATCTCAGAGCGGGATGCATTTTTAAATCAGACCCCTTCAAAAACCGCTATTGAATGTTTGGAAGATTGTGAGTTATTGGCCATTACCCTGGAAGATACCTTGAAGGTGGGGCGGGAACTCTGGAAGTATGAACATTATAAAAGTGTCAAGTCTGCCCATGGGTTTGTTGCATTGCAAAAGCGGGTGCAGCTGATGATTATGGGAAGTGCGAAAGAACGGTTTGAGCATTTTGTAATGCAATATCCGCATTTATATAACCGGATCCCTAAAGCGATGATTGCTACGTATCTGGGGGTAACCCGCGAAACGATCAGTCGTTTGTACCGTAAATAA
- a CDS encoding MBL fold metallo-hydrolase, whose amino-acid sequence MKYLFFSLLFFATFATYAQEQPGYYRMTLGDCEVIAISDGTVPLNLKGLLHEKKAGEIESLLKQNYLDTIVETSITAYLVKTNNQLILIDAGTGNFLGATLGKVRHNLEAAGYKPEDINVVLLTHLHADHVGGLSEGGKMVFPNATLYISQPEADFWLNPANKATANKRATSFFDPAQQSIAPYQQAGKVKTYAPGAQLLPGISAIALAGHTPGHSAFMLTSKGEKLVFVGDIIHAGAVQLVDPGVTIDFDVEFAGAEAARTKAFDDAAKQGYWVAAPHLSFPGIGHVKKVGKGYEWLPINYMTVKFLH is encoded by the coding sequence ATGAAATATTTGTTCTTCTCTCTACTGTTTTTCGCAACATTTGCCACTTATGCACAAGAGCAACCTGGCTACTATCGCATGACATTAGGCGATTGTGAAGTCATCGCTATCTCCGATGGTACTGTTCCCCTGAATTTAAAGGGTTTATTACACGAAAAGAAAGCAGGTGAAATTGAATCACTGTTAAAACAGAACTACCTGGACACGATTGTAGAAACATCTATTACTGCATACCTGGTAAAGACCAATAATCAACTCATCCTGATCGACGCTGGTACGGGCAACTTTTTGGGCGCCACTTTAGGCAAAGTCCGTCACAACCTGGAAGCAGCAGGTTATAAGCCGGAAGATATCAATGTAGTTTTATTAACACATCTGCATGCAGATCACGTAGGTGGTTTAAGTGAAGGTGGTAAAATGGTTTTCCCAAATGCCACTCTTTACATCAGTCAGCCGGAAGCTGATTTCTGGTTAAACCCAGCCAACAAAGCCACTGCCAATAAAAGAGCGACTTCTTTCTTTGATCCTGCACAGCAATCAATTGCTCCTTATCAACAGGCGGGGAAGGTAAAAACATATGCTCCTGGCGCACAGTTGTTACCGGGTATCAGTGCCATTGCATTGGCAGGGCATACACCAGGTCACAGTGCTTTTATGCTGACCAGCAAGGGCGAAAAACTGGTCTTTGTAGGTGATATCATTCATGCTGGTGCGGTACAATTAGTAGATCCGGGCGTGACAATTGATTTCGATGTGGAATTTGCAGGTGCTGAAGCTGCGAGAACGAAAGCCTTTGATGATGCTGCAAAGCAAGGGTATTGGGTGGCCGCGCCACATTTATCATTCCCAGGAATTGGACATGTGAAAAAGGTGGGGAAAGGATATGAATGGTTGCCTATTAATTATATGACGGTGAAGTTTCTGCATTAG
- a CDS encoding NAD(P)H-binding protein: MKIVLTGSLGHIGLPLAQLLHHHDLTIVTSKEDRTAAIKALGATPAVGSIEDADFLTRTFTGADLVYTMIPPFVSYFDPNVDLYAECQKVADNLTQAIRQAGVKRVIHLSSIGAHLEHGSGLIKLHYNVEQALNTLTDADITFMRAVGFYYNLYAFIGLIKQQGIMASNTGGDDIATWVAPSDIAAAIADEITLPAAHRRVRYVVSDELTCNETAQIIGEAIGKPGLQWIALPNEQYLQGLIAAGMQPAIAQGMVEMYASVHEGVLQADYLKNRPAEFGKVKVKDFAKDFANAFAAK; the protein is encoded by the coding sequence ATGAAAATCGTTTTAACAGGCTCCTTAGGCCATATCGGATTACCACTGGCACAACTTCTTCATCACCATGACCTGACAATCGTCACCAGCAAAGAAGATAGAACGGCCGCCATCAAAGCACTCGGCGCCACACCGGCTGTCGGTTCTATTGAAGATGCAGATTTCCTCACCCGCACCTTTACAGGCGCTGACCTCGTGTATACCATGATCCCTCCCTTTGTCAGCTACTTCGATCCCAATGTAGACCTGTACGCTGAATGCCAGAAAGTGGCAGACAACCTGACACAGGCTATCAGGCAGGCCGGTGTGAAAAGAGTCATTCACCTGAGTAGTATCGGTGCACATCTGGAACATGGCTCCGGACTCATTAAACTGCATTACAATGTAGAGCAGGCATTGAATACACTGACGGATGCAGACATTACCTTCATGCGTGCTGTAGGCTTCTATTATAACTTATATGCTTTTATAGGATTGATCAAACAACAAGGTATCATGGCTTCCAATACCGGTGGAGATGACATCGCTACCTGGGTAGCACCATCAGATATCGCCGCTGCAATTGCAGATGAAATCACACTGCCAGCTGCCCACAGAAGGGTAAGATATGTAGTAAGCGATGAACTGACCTGCAATGAAACTGCACAGATTATAGGTGAGGCTATTGGCAAACCCGGTTTGCAATGGATCGCACTTCCCAATGAACAATACCTGCAAGGTCTGATAGCTGCCGGTATGCAACCCGCTATCGCCCAGGGTATGGTAGAAATGTATGCCAGCGTGCACGAAGGTGTCCTGCAAGCTGATTACTTAAAAAACAGACCAGCGGAATTTGGGAAGGTGAAAGTGAAAGACTTCGCAAAAGACTTTGCCAACGCCTTTGCAGCAAAATAA
- a CDS encoding helix-turn-helix domain-containing protein, giving the protein MAGKRIFTFNTISAFHEFRGFPKPEHPLISVIDVAPIKDIHMEEPVSIVFNFYLISMKKGYNVKMKYGQQEYDFDEGVMSFMAPGQVFSIEPLSKEINQSGWVLLIHPDFLWNTPLAKKIRQYQYFDYAVNEALFLSEKEELTVSAIVENIKREYHTNIDQFSQEIILAQLESLLAYAERFYQRQFITRKISNHHILEKLEALLTDYFNSDELVKKGLPSVKYISTALNVSANYLSNLLKTLTGKSTQQHIQDKLIEKAKEQLSTTDLSVSEIAYGLGFDYPQSFSKLFKAKTQLSPLEFRNSFN; this is encoded by the coding sequence ATGGCCGGAAAACGCATCTTTACTTTTAATACTATATCTGCATTTCACGAGTTCAGGGGCTTCCCTAAACCGGAGCATCCACTGATCAGTGTGATAGACGTAGCGCCTATCAAAGATATTCATATGGAAGAGCCGGTCAGTATTGTGTTCAATTTTTACCTGATCAGCATGAAGAAAGGCTACAATGTGAAAATGAAATATGGACAGCAGGAGTATGATTTTGATGAAGGAGTGATGAGTTTCATGGCGCCGGGACAGGTGTTTAGTATTGAACCCCTTTCAAAAGAAATAAATCAATCGGGATGGGTGTTACTGATCCATCCCGATTTTCTGTGGAATACGCCGCTGGCAAAGAAGATCAGGCAGTACCAGTATTTTGATTATGCAGTGAATGAGGCATTGTTTCTTTCAGAAAAAGAAGAGCTGACGGTTTCTGCTATTGTGGAGAATATTAAGAGAGAGTATCATACCAATATCGATCAATTCAGCCAGGAGATCATTCTGGCGCAGCTGGAATCGCTGTTGGCGTATGCGGAGCGGTTTTATCAGCGACAGTTTATTACAAGAAAAATCAGTAATCATCACATTCTGGAAAAACTGGAAGCATTGCTGACTGATTATTTTAATAGTGATGAGTTGGTAAAAAAAGGGCTACCCAGTGTAAAGTACATTTCAACAGCGCTGAATGTATCGGCGAATTATCTGAGCAACTTACTGAAGACATTAACAGGCAAGAGTACACAGCAACATATACAGGATAAACTCATTGAGAAGGCCAAGGAACAGTTATCTACTACTGATTTGTCGGTGAGTGAGATTGCTTATGGATTAGGGTTTGATTATCCACAGTCATTTAGTAAATTGTTTAAGGCGAAGACACAGTTATCGCCATTGGAATTCCGAAATTCATTTAATTAA
- a CDS encoding YceI family protein, whose translation MTQWNIDPGHSQIGFKVKHLGIANVSGFFRAFSGTVQTDNENFEHATVTFTLEVQSIDTNNKERDGHLTSNIFFDAAQFPTITFNGVLANDTLKGELTILNNTRPVTLQVEHTGSGIGRFNDHRAGFEINGKINRKDFGLNFHLLNDAGNLIVGDDVKLSGEIELIRL comes from the coding sequence ATGACACAATGGAACATTGATCCCGGACATTCTCAAATCGGTTTTAAAGTAAAACACCTTGGCATTGCCAACGTATCGGGCTTCTTCAGGGCATTCAGCGGCACTGTACAAACTGATAATGAAAACTTCGAACATGCTACTGTTACTTTCACATTGGAAGTACAAAGCATAGACACCAATAATAAAGAACGCGACGGTCATCTTACCTCGAATATCTTCTTTGACGCTGCGCAATTCCCTACCATTACATTCAATGGCGTATTAGCCAATGATACTTTAAAAGGTGAACTAACCATCTTAAATAATACCCGGCCTGTTACCCTGCAAGTAGAACATACAGGCAGTGGTATTGGCAGGTTCAATGACCACAGAGCTGGTTTTGAAATCAATGGAAAGATCAACCGTAAAGATTTTGGTTTGAACTTTCACCTGCTTAATGATGCCGGTAACCTGATTGTAGGTGATGATGTGAAGTTATCTGGAGAAATAGAACTAATCCGCCTTTAG